The following coding sequences are from one Arthrobacter sp. 24S4-2 window:
- the rpmH gene encoding 50S ribosomal protein L34 — MSKRTFQPNNRRRAKKHGFRLRMRTRAGRAILAARRGKGRTELSA; from the coding sequence GTGAGCAAGCGGACTTTTCAGCCGAATAACCGCCGTCGAGCCAAGAAGCACGGCTTCCGCCTTCGTATGCGTACCCGTGCCGGCCGTGCCATCCTGGCAGCCCGTCGTGGCAAGGGCCGCACCGAACTGTCGGCCTAA
- the rnpA gene encoding ribonuclease P protein component: MLATRNRLRTSTDFSTTVRSGVRNGRRNVVLYTVAIAADEPSRIGFIVSKSVGNAVVRNLVKRRLREAGALSLQEYGTGFAIVVRALPAAAAASWDQLLADYNAALETTMKRLGGRRPRAASAESRTTTQEGTPRA, encoded by the coding sequence GTGCTAGCCACCAGGAACCGTCTGAGGACATCAACCGATTTTTCAACAACTGTACGTTCCGGCGTCCGCAATGGACGCCGGAACGTAGTGTTATATACGGTAGCTATTGCTGCTGACGAACCAAGCCGGATCGGATTCATCGTTTCCAAGAGTGTTGGGAACGCTGTTGTCAGGAATCTCGTTAAGAGGAGACTGAGGGAAGCCGGCGCTTTGTCGTTGCAGGAATACGGTACCGGGTTCGCCATCGTGGTCCGGGCACTGCCTGCGGCCGCGGCTGCCAGCTGGGACCAACTGCTGGCAGATTACAACGCCGCTCTGGAAACGACCATGAAACGGCTGGGCGGCCGCCGTCCTCGGGCCGCGTCAGCGGAATCACGGACAACAACACAGGAAGGGACACCGCGTGCGTAA